In Maridesulfovibrio sp., the following proteins share a genomic window:
- a CDS encoding transketolase → MDQRSKQLRKKIVDVLHHAGRGHVGPSMSLVEILRVLYDSVLKYDSANPRMPERDRFILSKGHGCLALYVLLADKGFITEEELFSFCSFNGLLGGHPTTKTPGVEFATGSLGHGLPFAVGVAAALKMDKSKSRVFTVLGDGECGEGSVWEAAMSAARQKLSNLIAIVDYNKLQSYGPTEEVTGFEPFAGKWESFGFAVREVNGHDVAALEKVFAELPFEQDKPSVVICHTIKGKGLPFAEGDPTWHHKTKISAEDHVRIIKSIEDYHA, encoded by the coding sequence TTGGACCAGCGCTCTAAACAGCTCAGGAAAAAAATCGTGGATGTACTCCACCATGCCGGACGCGGACATGTCGGCCCGTCCATGTCTTTGGTGGAAATACTGCGCGTGCTTTATGATTCGGTTTTGAAATATGATTCTGCTAATCCACGCATGCCGGAAAGGGACCGCTTTATTTTGAGCAAAGGGCACGGCTGTCTGGCCCTGTATGTACTGCTGGCGGATAAAGGATTCATCACCGAGGAAGAGCTATTCAGCTTCTGTTCTTTCAATGGGCTGCTTGGCGGTCACCCGACCACCAAAACCCCGGGGGTGGAATTCGCCACAGGAAGCCTTGGACACGGTTTGCCCTTTGCAGTGGGCGTTGCTGCCGCGCTGAAGATGGATAAATCCAAAAGCCGGGTTTTCACCGTTCTCGGTGACGGCGAATGCGGCGAGGGTTCTGTCTGGGAAGCTGCCATGAGTGCTGCCCGCCAAAAGCTATCCAACCTGATAGCCATAGTTGATTACAACAAGCTGCAATCCTATGGTCCCACCGAAGAAGTTACCGGATTCGAACCTTTTGCCGGGAAATGGGAAAGCTTCGGTTTCGCGGTGCGCGAGGTGAACGGACATGATGTTGCTGCGCTGGAAAAGGTTTTCGCAGAACTGCCTTTTGAGCAGGACAAACCCTCCGTAGTCATCTGCCACACGATCAAAGGCAAGGGCTTACCTTTTGCGGAAGGCGATCCTACTTGGCACCACAAGACTAAAATATCCGCCGAAGACCACGTTCGTATCATCAAGAGTATCGAGGATTACCATGCGTAA
- a CDS encoding sugar nucleotide-binding protein → MKILIIGDGSLGNAIAMQARKSGHEVVQTSRKNQRLFHLDLKSEQKFTNIPEADWAAIAAGISGYKECDQDPDAYRVNVTRTIELCRTLLDRGVKILFPSSTAVFDGEAPFPAPESPTSPVTEYGKQKVEVENFLRQQFGRAAIVRLSKILDRETPLIHNWLKDLAAGKKITPFEDLTMAPVLFEDAARACCTIMEKDGSGIFQCSAPQEVSYLEFALKICTQADFELELISPASCKKILNYCPKYSTLDAGTTEKFVEFNFPAVDQLITKILQPRCLLCGSKELHSFDQFKDFPGITSDCKPWPRSGKFMLCKECGHAQKKLSAQWFEDINEIYSGYEMYPLSNGSEPLIFDEQGNSKPRSGVLLDKLIPALSLPEEGSLLDVGCGNGSLLQQFHERLPHWKLFGHEQSAQREEILHLPGVEGFFSGEFKEIEDKFDLITLTYVIEHLTDPLGTLKQLAALLNKDGQIIIHTSSFESNPFDLMVCDHCSHFTPQTLEFLATEAGLFITTRTDQWLAKEIGFSARKTTFSVELPHNKAPRDTLRQSLEWLEQLTSKARRAATGHEIGIFGTAVAGTWLAASLAEATFFIDEDSSKQGRTHMGLPIIGPASAPHNAAVIMGFNNKLATRIAARINSFHPGINFIIPDN, encoded by the coding sequence ATGAAAATTCTGATTATAGGTGATGGAAGTCTTGGCAATGCCATTGCCATGCAGGCTCGTAAATCCGGGCATGAGGTTGTGCAGACTTCACGGAAAAATCAGCGTCTGTTTCACCTTGATTTGAAAAGTGAACAAAAGTTCACTAATATTCCTGAAGCCGACTGGGCTGCGATAGCTGCCGGAATTTCCGGATATAAAGAGTGCGATCAGGACCCAGACGCATACAGAGTGAACGTGACGCGAACAATAGAATTGTGCCGTACTTTGTTAGACCGGGGAGTAAAAATACTTTTCCCCTCCAGCACTGCTGTTTTTGACGGCGAGGCCCCCTTTCCCGCTCCAGAGTCCCCCACCAGCCCGGTAACGGAATACGGTAAGCAAAAGGTTGAAGTTGAAAATTTCCTGCGCCAGCAATTCGGACGCGCGGCTATCGTGCGGCTGTCAAAAATTCTGGATCGTGAAACTCCGCTTATTCATAACTGGCTAAAAGACCTTGCGGCAGGCAAAAAGATCACCCCCTTTGAAGACCTGACCATGGCTCCGGTCCTGTTTGAAGACGCAGCCCGAGCCTGCTGCACGATTATGGAAAAGGATGGCAGCGGTATTTTTCAATGCTCTGCTCCACAGGAAGTTAGCTATCTTGAATTCGCCCTAAAAATCTGCACACAAGCAGACTTTGAGCTAGAACTCATCAGCCCCGCCAGTTGCAAAAAAATTCTTAATTACTGCCCGAAATATTCAACATTGGACGCAGGGACTACAGAAAAATTCGTGGAATTCAATTTCCCGGCAGTGGACCAACTCATTACAAAAATCCTGCAACCACGCTGTCTGCTCTGCGGTAGTAAGGAATTGCACTCTTTTGATCAATTCAAGGACTTCCCCGGCATCACTTCGGACTGCAAGCCGTGGCCCCGATCAGGGAAATTCATGCTCTGCAAAGAATGCGGACATGCCCAGAAAAAACTTTCCGCACAGTGGTTCGAGGACATCAACGAAATATATTCCGGCTATGAAATGTATCCGCTGAGCAATGGCAGTGAACCGCTCATTTTCGATGAACAAGGCAACAGCAAGCCCCGCAGTGGCGTGTTGCTGGATAAACTTATCCCCGCACTTTCCCTGCCGGAAGAAGGTTCCCTGCTGGATGTCGGCTGCGGCAATGGCAGCCTGCTGCAACAATTTCATGAACGCCTGCCACACTGGAAATTGTTCGGCCATGAGCAGTCAGCCCAAAGGGAAGAGATACTGCACCTCCCCGGAGTCGAGGGGTTCTTCTCCGGCGAGTTTAAAGAAATTGAAGACAAATTCGACCTGATCACACTTACTTACGTTATTGAACATCTGACTGATCCGTTAGGAACGCTTAAACAACTGGCTGCGTTGCTGAATAAAGACGGACAAATCATAATTCACACTTCTTCTTTTGAGAGCAATCCATTCGACCTCATGGTCTGTGACCACTGCTCGCACTTCACTCCGCAGACTCTGGAATTTCTGGCCACTGAAGCAGGACTGTTCATCACCACTCGAACCGATCAATGGCTGGCAAAAGAAATCGGATTCAGCGCCCGCAAAACAACTTTCAGCGTGGAACTTCCGCATAATAAAGCCCCACGGGATACTTTGCGGCAGTCACTTGAATGGCTGGAGCAGCTAACCAGCAAAGCAAGACGGGCCGCAACCGGTCATGAAATCGGAATATTCGGCACAGCCGTGGCTGGGACATGGCTGGCTGCATCGCTGGCGGAAGCAACTTTTTTCATTGATGAAGATTCCTCAAAGCAAGGACGAACCCACATGGGCCTGCCTATCATCGGCCCGGCCAGCGCCCCGCATAATGCAGCTGTGATCATGGGCTTCAACAACAAACTGGCAACACGTATCGCTGCAAGAATTAACAGCTTTCATCCCGGAATAAACTTCATTATTCCCGATAATTAA
- a CDS encoding transketolase C-terminal domain-containing protein: MRKACLEQVYQLAKNDERVVFVGSDLGAGTLSHFKEEMPDRFFMEGIAEANAVGMACGMAHEGKIVYVNTIQSFLTRRCYEQVLLDACMHNLNVRFIGNGGGLVYAPLGPTHWATEDLSILRVIPNLTVLCPADAEEMNRLMPQTLDHQGPIFIRLAKGYDPIVTEEETFEIGRAYSYGEGEEVLLIGCGVMLGVMKQGAELLAESGIKSGILHLPTIKPLDSEAIISRARKARAVITLEENTILGGLGSAVAEILAEACLPNPLRMKRLGLADNFSENYGSQLEHFAHNGLTAENIVKETSKLLK; the protein is encoded by the coding sequence ATGCGTAAAGCTTGTCTGGAACAGGTATATCAACTGGCTAAGAATGACGAGCGGGTTGTATTTGTAGGCTCCGACCTCGGTGCAGGAACCCTCTCCCATTTTAAAGAAGAAATGCCGGACCGCTTTTTCATGGAAGGCATCGCTGAAGCCAACGCAGTGGGCATGGCCTGTGGAATGGCCCATGAAGGTAAAATCGTCTACGTTAACACCATCCAAAGTTTTCTGACGCGTCGTTGTTACGAGCAGGTTCTGCTCGATGCCTGCATGCACAACCTGAATGTGCGCTTCATCGGTAACGGCGGCGGACTGGTCTATGCTCCGCTCGGCCCGACCCACTGGGCAACCGAAGATCTTTCCATCCTGCGGGTTATTCCCAACCTTACCGTGCTTTGTCCGGCGGATGCCGAGGAGATGAACAGGCTCATGCCGCAGACCCTCGATCACCAAGGGCCGATCTTCATACGCTTGGCAAAGGGCTACGATCCCATCGTCACCGAGGAAGAAACCTTTGAAATCGGCAGGGCCTACTCCTATGGCGAAGGAGAGGAAGTGCTGCTCATCGGCTGCGGAGTTATGCTCGGAGTTATGAAACAGGGGGCAGAGCTGCTGGCTGAATCAGGCATCAAATCCGGAATCCTGCACCTGCCTACAATCAAACCACTGGACAGCGAAGCCATAATTTCACGGGCGCGAAAAGCGCGGGCGGTAATCACCTTGGAGGAAAACACCATCCTCGGCGGCCTCGGCAGCGCAGTAGCAGAAATTCTGGCTGAAGCCTGCCTGCCCAATCCACTACGCATGAAAAGGCTGGGGCTGGCGGATAATTTCAGCGAAAACTACGGCTCACAGCTGGAGCACTTCGCCCACAACGGGTTGACCGCCGAAAACATAGTAAAAGAAACCAGCAAGCTATTAAAATAA
- a CDS encoding N-acetylneuraminate synthase family protein, whose translation MPCKTTPPLFIAEVSSNHDCDLGRCYKFIDTAARIGCAAVKFQLFRINELFAPEILTRSEEHRNRVHWELPESFIPLIAERCREKNILFSCTPFYLNAVDVLAPHVDFFKIASYELLWTELLEKCAATGKPVVLSTGMADMAEISKAVETLHSSGCVDLTLLHCVSGYPAPVGQANLAAIESMRNEFDCKIGWSDHTVSEGVIHRAVHKYEAQTIELHLDLDENGPEYDFGHCWLPDQLERLIANIRLGMRADGNGMKKPTEAEMPDREWRAAPEDGLRPLKSIRETWEP comes from the coding sequence TTGCCTTGCAAGACAACCCCACCCCTCTTTATTGCCGAGGTCTCCAGCAACCACGACTGTGATCTCGGACGTTGTTATAAGTTCATCGACACTGCCGCTCGCATAGGCTGCGCTGCTGTAAAATTCCAGCTGTTCAGGATTAACGAACTTTTTGCGCCGGAAATTCTGACCAGAAGTGAAGAACACCGCAACAGGGTTCACTGGGAACTTCCGGAATCATTTATTCCTTTGATTGCCGAACGCTGCCGTGAAAAAAACATTTTGTTCTCTTGCACACCTTTCTATCTTAACGCTGTCGATGTTCTGGCTCCGCATGTAGATTTTTTCAAAATAGCATCCTACGAACTGCTCTGGACGGAACTGCTGGAAAAATGCGCCGCCACTGGTAAACCTGTGGTACTTTCCACGGGAATGGCCGATATGGCTGAGATTTCCAAGGCAGTGGAAACATTACATTCTTCAGGATGTGTTGACCTAACCCTCTTGCATTGCGTATCAGGCTACCCAGCACCGGTTGGGCAGGCTAATCTTGCGGCTATAGAATCCATGCGCAATGAATTCGACTGCAAAATCGGCTGGTCAGATCATACGGTCAGTGAAGGCGTTATTCATCGCGCTGTGCACAAATACGAAGCACAAACAATTGAACTGCACCTTGACCTAGATGAAAACGGCCCTGAATACGACTTCGGACATTGCTGGCTCCCAGATCAGCTGGAAAGACTGATAGCCAACATAAGGCTGGGAATGCGTGCTGACGGTAACGGGATGAAGAAACCGACCGAAGCAGAGATGCCGGACCGTGAATGGCGGGCTGCCCCGGAAGACGGCTTACGCCCCCTAAAATCAATCAGAGAAACATGGGAACCATAA
- a CDS encoding radical SAM protein — MSDNLRIDSHKLHLHPKRVAKWLDGENIYPIYMELSPAGACNHRCKFCGLDFAGYKPDFLDTEILSKRLAEMGRLGVKSIMYAGEGEPLLHKDMTQIIRSTKEAGINVALTSNAVLLDEEKSTNILPCTSWIKVSLNAGTPETYSRIHGTNADDFKRVFNNLETAAKVRQKQQSGCTLGVQLVLLPENENEVEKLATLARDAGMDYLVVKPYSYHPQSICTEYKDINYTDCSELEERLQSYKTDSFNVIFRSETMKIWDGQKRDYRQCNALPFWSYIDSKGNVWGCSIYLGDENFCYGNIHGQNFEEIWTGAKRLESLKWCEKNLDPQQCRINCRMDKINHYLWELKNPGGHVNFI, encoded by the coding sequence ATGAGCGATAATTTACGCATAGATTCCCACAAGCTGCACCTGCATCCTAAGCGGGTCGCCAAATGGCTGGATGGCGAAAATATTTACCCCATTTACATGGAGCTTAGCCCCGCCGGAGCATGCAACCACCGCTGCAAATTCTGCGGGCTGGATTTTGCCGGATACAAGCCCGATTTCCTCGACACTGAAATTCTCAGTAAGCGTCTCGCTGAAATGGGGCGGCTGGGCGTCAAAAGCATCATGTATGCGGGTGAAGGTGAACCGCTGCTGCATAAGGACATGACCCAAATTATCCGCTCCACCAAGGAAGCCGGTATCAACGTGGCCCTGACCAGCAATGCCGTGCTGCTCGATGAAGAAAAATCTACCAATATTCTGCCCTGCACCAGCTGGATCAAGGTCAGCCTCAATGCCGGAACTCCGGAAACTTATTCGCGCATACACGGAACCAATGCGGATGATTTCAAACGGGTATTCAATAATCTGGAAACAGCCGCCAAAGTGCGTCAGAAACAACAGTCTGGATGCACGCTTGGTGTGCAGCTTGTCCTATTGCCTGAGAACGAAAATGAAGTGGAAAAGCTGGCAACACTGGCCCGTGATGCCGGAATGGATTACCTTGTGGTCAAGCCCTACTCCTACCATCCGCAATCCATCTGTACCGAGTACAAGGACATCAATTATACCGATTGCAGTGAACTTGAAGAACGGCTGCAAAGTTACAAGACCGACAGCTTCAATGTAATTTTCCGCAGCGAGACCATGAAAATATGGGACGGGCAGAAACGCGATTACCGGCAATGCAATGCCCTGCCCTTTTGGTCCTACATAGATTCCAAGGGCAATGTCTGGGGATGCAGCATCTATCTGGGTGATGAAAATTTCTGCTACGGCAATATTCACGGGCAGAATTTTGAGGAAATCTGGACCGGGGCGAAACGTCTGGAATCGCTAAAATGGTGCGAGAAGAATCTCGACCCGCAGCAATGCCGTATTAATTGCCGTATGGACAAAATCAATCATTACCTCTGGGAACTTAAGAATCCCGGCGGACATGTGAATTTTATTTAA
- a CDS encoding PfkB family carbohydrate kinase produces the protein MACADSKIKSISELAEIAAELRENGKRIVLCHGVFDLLHIGHIRYFNQAKEHGDILIVTLTPDHYVDKGPDRPAFTEVLRAEALASLGETDYVAINEWPTAEETLRAIRPHVYAKGDEFKDIDNDPLGKIGKEADVVREIGAELIFTSDIVYSSSNLINRYLTRNNEELDEYLKMFRSRYSLDDVLEHLEHMQDLNVLIIGDTILDEYQIASALGKSSKDPILALKYQSHELYAGGALAVANHVANFAGQVTLLTMLGEHERYEDFICEKLDDKISPRFFTRPKGPTTLKRRFIDSYSLSKVMEIYVMDDSPLPDSLEQEICAELESIISGYDLVLAADFGHGLISPSVIKVLSEKSPFLAVNTQANAGNRGFNTIGKYPRMDFFSLAEHELRLETRDQLNELRPLLIETGNRLQTKISLVTQGSRGCSLYNPRSEFVRIPSFQSNVVDRVGAGDALFSIASMAACMGLHEELVGFLGNIAGSLAVQIMGNDQPIDKQSMRKYITATMK, from the coding sequence ATGGCCTGCGCTGACAGTAAAATAAAATCTATTTCAGAGCTTGCGGAAATCGCGGCTGAACTGCGTGAAAACGGCAAACGTATCGTGCTCTGCCACGGTGTATTTGATCTGCTGCATATCGGACACATACGCTATTTCAATCAGGCCAAGGAACACGGCGATATTCTAATCGTCACCCTGACCCCGGATCATTACGTGGACAAAGGCCCGGACCGCCCGGCCTTCACCGAAGTGCTGCGGGCTGAAGCTCTGGCCTCACTTGGCGAGACCGATTACGTAGCAATCAACGAATGGCCCACTGCCGAAGAGACCCTGCGTGCTATCCGGCCCCATGTTTATGCTAAAGGTGATGAATTTAAGGATATAGACAACGACCCGCTTGGGAAAATCGGCAAGGAAGCGGATGTGGTCCGCGAAATAGGGGCGGAACTGATTTTCACTTCAGACATCGTCTACAGCTCATCCAACCTGATCAACCGTTACCTGACCCGCAACAACGAAGAGCTGGACGAATACCTGAAGATGTTCCGCAGCCGCTACAGTCTGGATGATGTGCTCGAACATCTTGAGCACATGCAGGACCTTAATGTACTCATCATCGGAGACACAATTCTTGATGAATACCAGATTGCATCAGCGCTGGGAAAATCCTCAAAAGACCCCATTCTGGCACTGAAATACCAGTCCCACGAGCTTTATGCCGGGGGCGCACTGGCAGTAGCCAATCACGTCGCCAACTTTGCCGGGCAGGTTACACTGCTGACCATGCTCGGCGAGCATGAACGCTACGAAGATTTCATTTGCGAAAAGCTGGATGACAAGATCAGTCCCCGCTTTTTCACCCGCCCCAAAGGTCCGACCACACTGAAACGCAGGTTTATTGACAGCTACTCACTAAGCAAGGTCATGGAAATCTATGTCATGGACGACAGCCCGCTGCCGGACAGTCTGGAGCAGGAAATCTGCGCCGAACTGGAAAGCATCATTTCAGGTTACGACCTTGTGCTGGCTGCCGACTTCGGACACGGCTTGATCAGCCCTTCGGTAATTAAAGTGCTGTCGGAAAAATCGCCTTTCCTTGCTGTGAACACACAGGCCAATGCCGGAAACCGCGGGTTCAATACCATCGGCAAATATCCGCGCATGGATTTTTTCTCCCTTGCAGAACACGAACTGCGCCTTGAGACCCGCGACCAGCTCAATGAGTTACGTCCGCTGCTTATAGAAACAGGGAACCGCTTGCAGACTAAAATTTCTTTGGTAACTCAGGGCAGCCGGGGCTGCTCTCTTTATAATCCTAGAAGTGAATTTGTGCGCATACCCTCCTTCCAGTCTAATGTGGTGGACCGGGTCGGGGCCGGGGATGCCCTTTTTTCCATTGCGTCCATGGCCGCCTGCATGGGACTTCATGAAGAGCTGGTCGGATTCTTAGGTAATATTGCCGGATCGCTGGCTGTGCAGATTATGGGTAATGACCAACCCATTGATAAACAGTCCATGCGCAAATATATAACCGCAACCATGAAATAA
- a CDS encoding class I SAM-dependent methyltransferase → MGKLLNLITPLHTSTKREYLPRMVDNKVQCMLKAKEYEFDYWDGDRRYGYGGYRYLEGYWTPMAKGLIETYELRKGSRILDMGCGKAFLLYELHKLGMEVHGFDISRHGLNEAKDEIKEKLFLHRAEEPLPCTDGEFDLVISINSLHNLPVFNLKKALAEMERVGKNKYLCVESFRNEQELFNLQCWALTCESFFSKEEWEWLFEEFHFSGDYEFIYFE, encoded by the coding sequence ATGGGAAAACTGCTCAATTTAATTACTCCTCTGCACACATCCACCAAGCGCGAATATCTGCCGCGTATGGTGGACAACAAGGTGCAGTGCATGCTCAAGGCCAAGGAATACGAATTCGATTACTGGGACGGCGACCGCCGTTACGGCTACGGCGGCTACCGCTACCTTGAGGGCTACTGGACTCCAATGGCGAAAGGGTTGATCGAAACCTACGAACTGCGAAAAGGCTCACGTATTCTGGACATGGGCTGCGGCAAGGCTTTCCTGCTATACGAGCTGCATAAGCTTGGCATGGAGGTCCACGGTTTCGATATCTCGCGCCACGGGCTGAATGAAGCCAAAGATGAAATTAAAGAAAAACTGTTCCTGCACCGCGCAGAAGAGCCGCTCCCCTGTACGGACGGTGAATTTGATCTGGTCATATCCATAAATTCCCTGCACAACCTGCCCGTTTTCAACCTCAAAAAAGCCTTGGCTGAAATGGAGCGGGTAGGAAAAAATAAATATCTTTGTGTGGAAAGTTTCCGTAACGAGCAGGAATTGTTTAATCTCCAATGCTGGGCACTGACCTGCGAGTCTTTTTTCAGTAAAGAAGAATGGGAATGGCTCTTTGAAGAATTTCATTTTTCCGGCGACTATGAATTCATCTACTTCGAATAA
- a CDS encoding SIS domain-containing protein — translation MWNKHTQRLQNCLRSIEVDGAKCAASDCDEAFSLWKNMTEELREQGKIIYLIGNGASASMASHFSADLAKNAHVHTQVFTDLALITALANDFSYDQVFVEPLKRRLTPNDMLVAISSSGNSPNVLNACRFAAETGATVITLSAMSAENSLRTMGDINFWLPAETYGMAETGHACILHYWMDSVSIPPA, via the coding sequence GTGTGGAATAAACACACCCAAAGATTGCAGAACTGCCTAAGGTCCATCGAAGTTGACGGGGCCAAATGCGCTGCCAGCGATTGTGACGAGGCTTTTTCGCTCTGGAAAAATATGACCGAAGAACTGCGTGAACAGGGCAAGATAATCTACCTGATCGGCAACGGAGCCAGTGCTTCCATGGCCAGTCATTTTTCCGCCGATCTGGCCAAGAATGCCCATGTACATACGCAGGTTTTTACCGATCTGGCCCTCATAACCGCACTTGCCAACGATTTTTCATATGATCAGGTCTTTGTGGAACCTCTCAAGCGCAGATTGACCCCGAATGATATGCTGGTTGCCATCAGCAGCTCCGGCAACTCGCCTAATGTGCTTAACGCCTGTCGCTTTGCCGCTGAGACTGGTGCCACCGTTATAACCCTCAGTGCCATGTCTGCGGAAAACAGTCTGCGGACCATGGGCGACATCAATTTCTGGCTCCCGGCGGAAACATACGGCATGGCTGAAACCGGACATGCCTGCATCCTGCACTACTGGATGGATTCTGTTTCCATACCCCCGGCATAA
- a CDS encoding phosphotransferase — protein MANSDPAKLVRHLSAEIPAKTSRIRAGRNSQVFRVDCESGKTLLAKFYLQPTADGRSRLKQEWSALKFMTGNGITNVPRPLGFDEPMQGALFSFVHGERVTESSVRDIGEILAFLAQLKDLSAQETAMEIYPASEACFSPAQLVENIKGRLEMLQALPAEDDLYLQLHSFLDNKFSVAFEKRTNKAKQIFSAGLWTEPLARQYRTLSPSDFGFHNILKTESEFTFVDFEYFGWDDPVKATADFLLHPAMDLSERQIQIFSHGMTEIFASDKNFIPRFKIYLPLLCLKWCMIILNEFISVHMQRREFAAGETSESNTLRERQLEKASNFLNKDQKILCALNLAN, from the coding sequence ATGGCAAATTCTGATCCCGCCAAATTAGTGCGTCATCTGTCGGCTGAAATTCCAGCTAAGACCTCACGCATCCGAGCCGGACGTAATAGTCAGGTTTTCCGCGTCGATTGCGAATCCGGCAAGACCCTGCTGGCAAAATTCTACCTCCAACCCACAGCAGACGGGCGTAGCAGACTTAAGCAGGAATGGTCCGCCCTGAAATTCATGACCGGGAACGGTATAACGAACGTTCCTAGGCCGCTAGGTTTTGATGAACCCATGCAAGGAGCACTATTCTCTTTTGTGCATGGAGAGAGAGTAACTGAAAGCAGCGTGCGGGACATTGGCGAAATCCTGGCTTTTCTTGCACAACTCAAAGATCTTTCTGCTCAAGAAACAGCAATGGAAATATATCCTGCTTCGGAAGCATGTTTCTCCCCGGCGCAACTAGTGGAGAATATAAAAGGAAGACTGGAAATGCTTCAAGCTCTTCCTGCTGAAGATGACCTCTATCTACAGCTGCATTCATTTCTGGATAATAAATTTTCGGTGGCGTTTGAGAAAAGAACGAACAAGGCAAAGCAAATATTTTCCGCCGGATTATGGACCGAGCCACTTGCTAGACAATACCGCACACTAAGCCCGTCCGACTTCGGGTTTCACAACATTCTCAAAACTGAATCAGAGTTCACTTTTGTTGATTTTGAATATTTCGGCTGGGATGATCCGGTAAAAGCTACTGCAGATTTCCTGCTTCATCCGGCTATGGATTTGAGTGAACGACAGATACAGATTTTCTCTCATGGCATGACAGAGATCTTTGCATCGGATAAGAATTTTATACCCCGTTTTAAAATTTACCTGCCACTGCTCTGCCTGAAGTGGTGTATGATAATCCTGAATGAATTCATTTCCGTACATATGCAACGGCGAGAATTTGCCGCCGGGGAAACTTCCGAGAGCAACACCCTTCGTGAGCGACAGCTTGAAAAAGCTTCGAATTTCCTTAATAAAGACCAGAAAATACTCTGCGCATTGAATTTAGCGAACTAA
- a CDS encoding radical SAM protein has protein sequence MQLYTNLKIFHYQHKLDSLPPESQRTEAPIHIRIKPTNACNHSCSYCAYRNPNLQLGQDMSIADRIPALKMKEIVADCIEMGVKAVTFSGGGEPLCYPQLATTARTLAEGGVSIATLTNGGLLQGEIADVFSSMGTWIRISMDGWDGPSYSRFRSVGEDEFSNIMTNIKNFKKLGGKCFLGVSYVISRDNAEHVFDMACKLKDAGVDSIKFSPCVVSNDGQENNRYHAPVFGRIKDQTQQAKEELEDSGFEVFDSYHELDEKFDKPYEWCPYQQILPIIGADQRVYSCQDKAYNLDCGVLGSIKDVRFKDFWFNNREKFFQINPAKHCSHHCISNSKNMLIHDYLNANPDHLPFV, from the coding sequence ATGCAGCTCTATACCAATCTGAAAATATTTCACTACCAGCATAAACTGGACTCATTGCCCCCGGAATCCCAACGCACAGAAGCACCTATCCACATCCGTATCAAACCGACCAACGCCTGCAACCATAGTTGCAGCTATTGCGCCTACCGCAACCCAAATCTGCAACTAGGACAGGATATGTCTATTGCCGACCGCATTCCGGCACTGAAAATGAAGGAAATCGTTGCCGACTGTATTGAAATGGGTGTTAAGGCGGTGACTTTCAGCGGAGGAGGTGAACCGCTCTGCTATCCGCAACTGGCAACCACTGCCCGAACGCTGGCCGAAGGGGGCGTCAGCATCGCCACCCTGACCAACGGCGGACTGCTGCAAGGTGAAATTGCCGATGTTTTCTCTTCAATGGGTACGTGGATCAGGATTTCCATGGACGGATGGGACGGCCCAAGCTACTCCCGCTTCCGCTCGGTGGGTGAAGATGAATTTTCCAACATCATGACCAACATTAAGAATTTCAAAAAACTTGGCGGCAAATGTTTTCTGGGCGTTAGCTATGTCATCAGCAGGGACAATGCCGAACATGTTTTTGATATGGCCTGCAAGCTCAAAGACGCCGGGGTGGACAGCATAAAATTCTCACCTTGTGTAGTCAGCAATGACGGACAGGAAAACAACCGTTACCACGCTCCCGTATTCGGCAGAATCAAAGACCAGACTCAGCAGGCCAAGGAAGAACTCGAGGATTCCGGATTTGAGGTCTTCGATTCCTATCACGAGTTGGATGAAAAATTTGATAAGCCCTACGAATGGTGCCCCTACCAGCAGATTCTTCCGATAATCGGAGCCGACCAGCGTGTCTACTCCTGTCAGGATAAAGCCTACAACCTTGATTGCGGCGTTCTTGGATCAATAAAAGATGTGCGCTTCAAGGATTTCTGGTTCAACAACAGGGAAAAATTTTTCCAGATCAACCCCGCAAAACATTGCAGCCATCACTGCATTTCCAACAGCAAAAATATGCTTATCCACGATTATCTGAACGCCAATCCCGACCACCTGCCCTTTGTTTAG